The nucleotide sequence TGTGATATGAACTTGATTGGAAATAATGATTTCAGTCTTGGATAATAAATAGTTATAGATGGTATTCAAATAATCAGGGAATAATGTGCTATTCTTTTGCCCCAGCAGGGAAAGGTGTAAACTGCAACGGGTGCATATAAGTTGATAAATTAGTATCACAAAGcacatcaaattcaaaatatatacACCAGAATGAATTAAACTCTACGATTAAGAGATGTTATTTTACATGCCACCCCTAGTTATCCATGTCTACATTAATCTTTTTCAGAGCCGCGTTTACAAGGAAGGCCAACATCACTTTTATAAAAGGAAGTATCAAGTGTCATATAACTTAAATTGTATGGTAGATAAGACTACTTGTGTAATATTGTTCAGTATCGTAGAAGATCAATGTAATTTACCCTAGATACTATGCTAATAAGatgtaattaattttcttttttaatttggcCTTGATGCTGATTACTGATTAGTGTCTTTGTACACAGAATGAAGATGAAGAAATGATACAACCTAATATGATAACACATGCTGACTCGTTGATTTTCTGATTCTACGAAACCAACTTCCACACAGTACAATAATAACTTGGTAATGATTCCCTCTAACTAATATAGGTTTCAATAGAACTATACTACTCTTCTAAATAAGCAATGCTTGTCAATTCACCTGAAATTCCGttcttcttttgcttcaagggCATCAACTTCTTCATTGGAAAGAAGGTCCACGATAGGTTCATACACGTCCCATTCCTTTCTTTTCCTAatgcaacaaaagaaaaacacgGTAAGCCAATGAACATTCCATTTTGAATCTAAGTACCACTATAGGAGAATATGCATACAAAACTTGAAAATTAGTTCGTGGCCTAAGAAAATGAAACTTCCATGCTTAAATTAGTTCTTAAGATGAGATTATTAACAGTGTCAACCAATAATTTCTTTTACATTATCTGTGCATTGAATTGTTCTCTTTGAAAATTgctaaaaaatttatataatggagCATCAAACAGAATTATAAACAAAAACATTTTCTAACAGTTAATAAAGACAATGTAGTTTTCTATATTCCGAGTCAAGTTCCATAAGTCATATCCAGTTCTTTCTGAGGAAGTGTATTCCCAGTTCAAGTCACAATCCTTTTATTATAGGACACCATCATATCCACTGATTTTTCCTCATTGATATCTTCACTTTATTCATTTCTTATTTGCAAAAACATATGATATATGTAAGATGTTGCCTTATGCAACTACTGATCTGCTTCTGCTAGCATAATTCTGATGCCAATAACTAAGCCTTCTAGCATGTTTGGTTTTCACTTCTTGGAACTTGAAAACCATTGGTAGGACATAAGTCACAAGAGACAATCTCTTGTTATATCCAAGATTTAGGGATTTCCAAAAGCTCAATAAAACATGCTATTACCAATTAACTATCATCATATGCCATTTCAATTAGCATTTTAACTGCATAAACACCATGGCAATGTGCAGCATAGTGTGGTTAGATGATGGCATAACAAATCAGCATCAAGTTATCTAATTTTAGCAAAGAAAAGTGCATCACGCATACTTAATAGACTCACCGAACTACACTAGATTTTGGGCCAAATAACTTGACCAAGTCCACTGCCACAGCACCTCCTTTGCTGTTAATAGAGAATTGACAAGCAGCAATGAAACAACAGATTAGGGACATAAATATCCTTCCTTGAAGTAATCATATAATGCAACTGATCTGGGAAAGAAATGTATTGAATACCTGACTGGAGCATATTCAGCCCCTCGACGACCCTTCTTGCTCAATCTGCTTTCTCTTGCTGAAACCACACTTTGAATTGCAATCTAAATgtgcaaacaaacaaaaaatttatGGTAAGATACGATATGTAACACACAAACATGATATATAGCATAGCAAATAGAAACATGGACCTCGTAAAGCTGCTCTCTTATAGCAAAGGCAATTGCTGGCTGCAAAACAAACGCATGTTTCGGTTTAGTAAGTTTTCACTTTCCAAGTGTATCTGTGTTCTTATTTACAAGGAAGAGAGTAGTACTTCATGAATGATAGAAGAATCCAAGTCCTCTATTGACACAACATATTGTTGCTATCTAACGAACAGAAAATGCAGCACCAACACAGTTTTCACATAGTAATAAACACAAATCATGGCACAGTGTAAGACTTCACTTTCCATTCAAAGTTTTCCTTAACTAAGAAGCAACGAGTTTAAACGCTGCAACATGTCCACATTACgcgatagatagatagatagatagactTACTCCAACCTCGGGGTCTTCAATGGCCATGTCTTTGCAGAAGATTCTGGCGAATTCTTCAGGATCACTCTCGAAATTGTTCAAGTCCTAGAAACTCAACGAGTTTAGACATACAACACAGAAGCAGATAACAATGACGACAATAACAATAGCAACAGCAATATTACCCATAAGAACTGGTCCTTCACGAGAGTATGGTTTACACGGAGATCAAGCTGAAATTACGAAAAAGAACGAGTTCAATTAATACGCAAGCGCGAAAAGTAAacgggaaaaaaaaaaagaatgaagagAGAAAAGACCTTGATAGGAATAATTTTCTCGCCGGCATACATGTCTTGGCCTTCATAGGAACGAAAATCGGCGAGCTGAGACTGAATGGATTGTGCAATTTGGGTGACGAAAGCGGGAGGGAGTTTCAGGTCCTTAACGGTTCTCTTGGCGAAGAGTACGACCTCGGAATCAGGATCGGTAGGGTTCCAAGTGAAAGCGTCTTTGTATCGCTGACCGTCGATTTCTATGTCCAATCGAATCGGCACCAAATTCTCCGAAGTCGGCCTGCATCGAAAACATACATACCTCAagaatcaatgaatgaatgaatgaatgtatcAACGCGATGCAACGCTTGGAGTGAAGGTAGCAAGCAAGTTACATTCTGAACTTCACGGGGTTTCTGTAGAAACCTGAAGCTGGGGTTTTCATTATGCTGATGCTGAGGCTTCAGTGAATCGTCTACTGCTAACTGCTAACCGCGAATTTTAGTTTAGGCTCCAAAGATTTCTCTTCACGATGCATTCGAATTGGATGAATTGGAATTTGGAGGATTAACATTTAACATTTAACATTTAACATTTAACGCCGCTTCCGATTAACACCGTCGTTTTACCTTTTTGTTTCGTTTTGGGCCTAACACTGCCTCTCGATTTTTGGACGCCTTGATTGCTTTGTAAACGCTCATTCATTTTGGGCCTCAGGCCCATTATAGCTACCAGTCTATCCAGTAAGGCTAAATATTTGTAACATCCTGACCAAAAAAGAAATATTTGTAACATTGTTTatcatataaattttttaataaccaatttgagtttttttttggtgactaataaCCAATTTGAGTTGATCGAATAATTAGTTTACTCGTCTACTTAAATAAATGTCATTAGAAGTTCAAATTTTATCTTGTATATGAACCAACTCATTGGCCAGTaacaaactaaaaaaaagaaaaaagtaatttCTCTAATGAAGTGGAGTAAAATATTAGGGTTGTTATTTATCAAAATAGGTCATTTTATGAAATAAATTGAATTACAAAAATTATATCTATTTCAATTGTGGATTTAGATCATTTTGGAGTAcaacaataatttaaaattttgattattcaatatattcaaaaaattaaaaatatttatcatttCAACaagattttttcttttcttttcttaacaATTAAGTACCTTCAATTATAAAACCAAAACCTTTGCTATGGCGTAAGACTGTAAGAGCATCACTTCTGTGAACGATATGGATAGGTTACTGGCAACTTGTTTGTATAGGTTTTTCCttcaataatttaaaattttctaaaagaATAATTCAATTATTCAACCAAAGAAAAATGTGTTCAATGTTTGACATATAAGTATATAACTGTTATTTGACTCCAGTCCTCCTCATAAAAGTTCAACTatctttttattcttgtgtaaGAATTCAAACTCGAAATTAAAATGGGTATCAATGATTGTCCCAGATGTTGCATCATTGTCAGTTGGTGAATGTTTCATCAACAATCAAGTAAGATGAGTTCACATATATTACGGACATGTTgtgtttaattaatatttttctttttctttatttgaaaacaaaaaattttattggaCTATGATGAATGAGTTTTAATTCAGTTAGAATCTTGTTCACTAATCAACGAAAATGAAAGCAAAACCACTGTTCTTGACACGAGCCGTGTGAACACACACATTACCAATTATGTTGTACCCAACAAAGCGAAGCAACATCAATTTCAAAGCACGTACATACACTCCAGAGAAATTATGAACAACTTTACTTAATTAGCTTTTCATTGTTTCAATTCACTATTAGCTTTATTTCATAAAATTCTTTTGATTGAAACACATGTGGTTTGGTTGCATTGGTTGAGTATTTGGTACTTCAAGTTGTTGGTAAGATTATTCTAGGAAAGTAATAATTGAGATGCATGTATATCAaaatattgctaatattaatgaTAATAACAAATAGCACTTGATGCATGCTAGCTAACTAGCTAGCACCAAAGGACAAGTTAACTAAAATATCGAAaatatttggtaataaaaaaaattaaataaaaataattaaaatttattttatttagtattaataattattgttagaattaataataaatattaaaaaattagacaaatttaaattatattttaaatttgttttcctAGTATGACCATGAACTAGCAATAATGGGAGCCAGGTGAAATATTATCTCATATGGCTACAAAAGTTAAATAGTTAAGCTAGCTACAGTCTAATTAAGACAATATGGTTAATATATTATCTATAAATAGTTAGGAGAATCCACCATAAAGCAGAGAGAGACTAAAAGACAAATAGACACAATAGATATGATTGATGAATTAGCAATTAGGTAAGAAGCTATACATCTatataatcttttttttttttttttggtgtataTGATGATAATTAATAATGGAAAGCCGTTGTTCCCTTGTGGAATATTTCTATATATCTCTACTGTTTTTTTCCACCCACCCGCTagattaattaactaattaataattACTAGGGGAAAAAATTCCTATCAACAGTGAAAATTGATGAGGGAATGCTTGCATGGAAGAACATTGTATATATGCAAATTAACAAGTTATTTATGTATTGACTTAACATCTGTCAGCTCTTGTGATCTTCAACTTCTTCACACTTGTCAAGAACATCctgtatatattatataaaatataatgagaaattgtcaaaataatcctaaaaatggataaataaatatttaatgatTTTTCNNNNNNNNNNNNNNNNNNNNNNNNNNNNNNNNNNNNNNNNNNNNNNNNNNNNNNNNNNNNNNNNNNNNNNNNNNNNNNNNNNNNNNNNNNNNNNNNNNNNNNNNNNNNNNNNNNNNNNNNNNNNNNNNNNNNNNNNNNNNNNNNNNNNNNNNNNNNNNNNNNNNNNNNNNNNNNNNNNNNNNNNNNNNNNNNNNNNNNNNNNNNNNNNNNNNNNNNNNNNNNNNNNNNNNNNNNNNNNNNNNNNNNNNNNNNNNNNNNNNNNNNNNNNNNNNNNNNNNNNNNNNNNNNNNNNNNNNNNNNNNNNNNNNNNNNNNNNNNNNNNNNNNNNNNNNNNNNNNNNNNNNNNNNNNNNNNNNNNNNNNNNNNNNNNNNNNNNNNNNNNNNNNNNNNNTCATTGTTTAGtactaatattatttttatactcATGTGATAACAAATATATTTAtcattataaataataaaatatatggaCAACTTTATTTTGTTTCACATTATTTATTAACAGAAAAACATATATATTCATTATATattatcataaaaaatttaattgatatttttttCCATCGAAAATTTATTAgtccaaaattaaaatttttaaaaatttaattgtca is from Arachis ipaensis cultivar K30076 chromosome B01, Araip1.1, whole genome shotgun sequence and encodes:
- the LOC107635646 gene encoding chromatin structure-remodeling complex protein BSH isoform X1, which translates into the protein MKTPASGFYRNPVKFRMPTSENLVPIRLDIEIDGQRYKDAFTWNPTDPDSEVVLFAKRTVKDLKLPPAFVTQIAQSIQSQLADFRSYEGQDMYAGEKIIPIKLDLRVNHTLVKDQFLWDLNNFESDPEEFARIFCKDMAIEDPEVGPAIAFAIREQLYEIAIQSVVSARESRLSKKGRRGAEYAPVSKGGAVAVDLVKLFGPKSSVVRKRKEWDVYEPIVDLLSNEEVDALEAKEERNFR
- the LOC107635646 gene encoding chromatin structure-remodeling complex protein BSH isoform X2; the protein is MKTPASGFYRNPVKFRMPTSENLVPIRLDIEIDGQRYKDAFTWNPTDPDSEVVLFAKRTVKDLKLPPAFVTQIAQSIQSQLADFRSYEGQDMYAGEKIIPIKLDLRVNHTLVKDQFLWDLNNFESDPEEFARIFCKDMAIEDPEPAIAFAIREQLYEIAIQSVVSARESRLSKKGRRGAEYAPVSKGGAVAVDLVKLFGPKSSVVRKRKEWDVYEPIVDLLSNEEVDALEAKEERNFR